The Pseudomonas sp. G2-4 genome window below encodes:
- a CDS encoding LysR substrate-binding domain-containing protein has product MELSQLRMLKTVCDTGSIARAAEVLHCVPSNITARLKSLERELGTPLFFREGRGLRVSPAGEVFLGYATKILGLTEEARRAVNPSHTPSGPLRIGAIESSATGRLPQLLAKYHAQYPQVSLELSTGTWAQLLDDTQHHRLDGVIVAVDVERPGLKRAVMYREDLMLIASESHGPLRNAADLQGKAIFMWPPGCPYRLALEQWLLRHDQVQPIISIASYGAIVGCVSAGAGVSLVPRGIYEQYRQGAGWTGYEFPELTGIDNLFYWHENAGRHPAREAFLTMLKTEFEG; this is encoded by the coding sequence ATGGAACTGTCCCAACTGCGCATGCTCAAGACCGTCTGCGACACCGGCAGCATCGCCCGTGCCGCCGAAGTGCTGCACTGCGTGCCGTCCAACATCACGGCACGGCTCAAATCCCTGGAGCGGGAGCTGGGTACACCGTTGTTTTTCCGTGAAGGTCGCGGCTTGCGGGTCAGCCCGGCGGGCGAAGTGTTCCTGGGATACGCGACAAAAATCCTCGGCCTGACGGAAGAAGCCCGCCGCGCGGTCAACCCCAGCCACACGCCAAGCGGACCGCTGCGCATTGGCGCCATCGAATCCAGCGCCACGGGGCGCCTGCCGCAGTTATTGGCCAAATACCACGCGCAGTATCCTCAGGTGTCGCTGGAGCTGAGCACGGGGACTTGGGCGCAGTTGCTGGACGACACCCAGCACCACCGGCTCGACGGGGTGATCGTGGCGGTAGACGTGGAACGGCCCGGACTCAAGCGTGCCGTGATGTACCGCGAAGACCTGATGCTCATCGCCTCCGAGTCCCACGGCCCCTTGCGCAACGCGGCAGACCTGCAAGGCAAGGCCATCTTCATGTGGCCCCCGGGCTGCCCGTACCGCTTGGCCCTGGAACAGTGGCTGCTGCGCCATGACCAAGTGCAACCGATCATCAGCATCGCCAGCTATGGCGCCATCGTCGGCTGCGTCAGTGCCGGCGCCGGCGTCTCACTGGTGCCTCGGGGGATCTATGAGCAATACCGCCAGGGAGCTGGGTGGACAGGGTATGAATTTCCGGAGCTGACGGGCATCGATAACCTGTTCTACTGGCATGAAAACGCTGGCCGGCACCCTGCCAGAGAAGCGTTTTTGACGATGTTGAAGACGGAGTTTGAAGGGTAG